A region of the Phaenicophaeus curvirostris isolate KB17595 chromosome 10, BPBGC_Pcur_1.0, whole genome shotgun sequence genome:
AAAGTTACTTCATAGTATCTATCAAAATTGATTTTTGAGTGTGTCTGTAAGTTTATATGTACCTTCACACTCAAGAAAAGTTGCAAAACATGAAGTAAGAAGTGAGCAGCCCTCCTGATAGTACGTTTAAAACTGGTGAAAAGATAATATCAGTTGCCAAAACCTTTGAATATGacactttctttttcagatacGATTAATAATAGCAGTGATGATAAACACTTTGATGCTGAATTTATCCTTATGTTTTCTGTGATGGATGAAAATCTCAGCTGGTACTTAGAGGATAATATCAGGACATACTGCTCTGACCCTTCCAACGTTGACAAAGATGACGAAGACTTCcaggaaagcaataaaatgcaCTGTGAGAGAACATGATATTGTGTTGCTTATCATTGATGTGTTGAAGTAGGATTTTTATGTGTTGTCTCTTTTAAAGATGAACTGTAGAGAAAGTCTTTTTTTAAGCCTTTAAGCCTTTTTTAAGcctttaagtcttttttttataatatcaCCGTTTAGAAAAATGGGTTTTACTGTAGCGCAACAAAGGAGATGCCTTTGGCCCTGACGTGGATTCCAGAATCACAGCAGGAACTGCTGGTTCTGCCAGTAGGTGTGgagatcatagaaccatggaatcatagaatagtttgggttggaagggaccttaaatatcctccagttccaaacccctgccatgggtaggaacacctcccactggatcaggcttctCCAAgtaccatccaacctggccttgaacacctccagggatgggaaacctgttccagtgcctcaccacgctcatggtgaagaaattcttccttatgtctaatctaaatctgcccctctccagtttgtagccactgcccctcatcctatcaccacaatcCTTAGTGAAcagtccctgcccagctttcttgtaggcctttcagatactggaaggtggCTAATGATGAAATGTATGTCTGATAATGGCTCGCTTTCGAAGATGCAGTTTTGTTTTGAGCCTCTTTCTATATAGAAGAACAGAGCAAAGGTtgaacaacaactgcttttgaagaaaagatCCTAAGATCTGTGAAGATAGCTTAAATAAACAACATTTCTTTCAGCAATCAATGGGTACATGTACGGATACCTCCCAAACCTCACAATGTGTGTGGAAGATAAGGTGAAATGGTATCTTTTCGGCATGGGTAATGAAGCTGATATCCATTCAGCCTACTTCCACGGACAGACCTTAATAGAAAGGCATCATCGAGTCGACACCATCAACCTCTTCCCAGCCACCTTTATTGATGCTGTCATGATACCGAGGAGTCCTGGGGAATGGATGCTCAGCTGCCAAGTGAACGACCATATCGAAGGTACAGAATAAACTTCAGTAGCCAAAAATGCCTAGGAGTGCGTTGGATGGGTTGGGGCTTGGAGCCACGTAACTCAAGGAAATTATTGTCTGAATAGGAAATTGTTATCAATTGGCACAGCTGTGCTTCTGTAAGGCTCAACTTTAGATAAACCATAGCATGATGTTGGCTTCTTCCTCAATGCAGTTAGTCACAAATTTCTGCTTGCTAACAAAAATGTTGGGGCTCATTCCCTGTTTGTGGGAGGGGCACAGGACGGGCAGGTTAACTGTggacaaagaaatgttttggaaaGTGCATTGACTACTGAGCAGAGATGatctgcatttctcttccctctATTTTCCTTTATCTCCAGTTAACCAGATGAAATCCAAGCTAATTCTACACTTTTCCAGGATTTACATCTCATTTTCCCATGATCTATATCCATATAAGTGATTTAGAGAAGTAATTTGTCGCAAAATTGGGAAGGAATACAGAGATCAAAATCATTCTCCAAGATTTGAAAATTCTCATATAGAAAGGAGTGTGTTTAACCTAAAAATTCAACCACACAGGGTTGATTATAATAAGTTTTGAAACAGATAACGCATCAAAAGCATCCTGATGTGGTTGAAGCATCCTGGGCAAGAATTAAATCCTACAAATTGGTCTAATCCATAGCTGTAAAAGGGTTGTCTTTATTATATTATTTGTACCTACAGCAAGAAGATTTACTAACAGCTCTTTCCCACAGGATGCAGAGACCCAGGTCTTGGTTAGATTTAGAGGGAAGATGGGAAAATAGCTACTggaagcaagaaaagagaaaacaaagcttggTTCCTTCTCCCCACTTATCTCTAcatccttgttttctttccagggGGCATGCAGGCTCTTTTTAAAGTAGAAGATTGTAGGAAATCCACAACAGACCACAGTGGGTGTACAAAGACAAGACAGTTCTTCAttgctgctgaagagatcaTCTGGAATTATGGCCCATCTGCAACAAACCGTTTTACAGGAGAAGAACTAATCGCCGACAGGTAAATGCTCCTCATTTAAGAAGCTTTGCTTTCCAAGATGAATTGATATAAACAGGCAAATCAAGGTAAGCCGTACGGTAGATCTGACTTTTAGGCAGAATTTCTCATTGTCTTCACCTCTGCTTAAGTATTAATGCCAGGATAAACATCAGACCAAATTATATCTATTATTTCCCTCACAATCTTACTATAAACTTGGCTGTAATGGTAGTAATTTCACTGGGATGAAGGTGAATTGGATCATCACATGTAGGTAGTGATCTGATGATTCAAACTGATTATTCACAGTTAGAGAACAAAGCCAGGAATTCATGATCAGCTTCTTATCCAAGGAAAATCACCCTAACTGTGTCTTAGCTAGTAAGCAACTTGCATGAGGTAGATTTGCCCTTTGCTCTGTGTGTACATATTTCACACCTGAACCAATTCACTGAATATATTGATTCCTCAGACTTCTCATCCATGAGTTGAAGAATCCTCACCTCCTCCACAAGGCACAAGGCACAGTTCCTTGTTTGAACTGTGCTTACAAAGCATCAAAAGgtcctttttgaagagcaaaaGTGTAGACCTGCAAGTGTAAACTGAATCTTCTCACATTCTATTTAGACGTTCCATAGTCTTGGTGTTTATAGCTGTATCTCTTGGAAAATAGAGTTGAGGTTCTGACTGCCTTCGTAAAGCTGAGCATTGTGACTCGAACTGTTTGTATCTCTTGCAATTTCTTTTATGCAGTGAATCTCAAGTATTTTTTGAACAAAGCGAGACAAGAATTGGTGGCTCTTATAAAAAAGCCATTTACAAAGAATACACAGATGGTTCTTTCACCCAGCATAAAGAAAGACTCCCAGAAGAAGAACATCTTGGACTCCTAGGTAAGATATCTAAAATTATTCCATGTCAGAGTATTATGAGAGTAAATTATTGCTTCTGCAGGTCCAGCTCTACTTATCACCTGGCTGCTTCTGACGTGCCTCTGGACTGGGTCTGAGTTTGGTGCTCATGCCTGTAGGTCCCTTTCCTAAGGGAGGAACTGTCCTGTGTGTCACTGGGCCTCCATGAGGAATTGGGAACGGAGCAGTCCGGTTGCTGCTGGGCATGGACCTTGTCTGTGGCCACATGGGTCCAGGAGCAGTTCCTCACACAACGGGAAAAGCAACCAGTCTGacactgaaaatgctggcaaatcaaactctctaagactcgttTTAGagctttaaaaagcaagcatcctttctcaagcctgggcaacatgagggagcgatctccatcaatcacgtATagcaagacaagagctgggacagaatgtatttcccacttacatgcctATGGATAAATTTTTCCAGAAATGATACGCATATTCTATTACATTCTAAGGTCTAATTTTGATGTTATTATGAGCTTCCCAACAATCAAATCACTTGGTAacttggagctggctccagctctctgtctgaccttgtgtttgagatggggaaaagctgcagagggGATGCCAggagaagacacatctgttcctCATAGATCAGGCTGAACACAAGGTGTTATCATCCtcaaagaatgaacaatgtctggaaaaacacagtttgaaagaaaacgtgctctcagagggacattgTATCTAACTTCCAAAAACAACAATTACTTacatgaaacttaactctactttagcaCAAATCAAAGAGATTCCAATttttgtaatcatagaatcaccaggttggaagagacccaccggatcatcgagtccaaccattcctatcaaacactaaaccatgtcccttagcacctcgtccacccgtcccttaaacccctccagggaaggggactcaaccccctccctgggcagcctctgccagggaccaatcaccctttccatgaaatttttttttcctgatgtccagcctgaccctcccctggtggagcttgaggccattccctctcgtcctgtcccctgtcccttgggagaagagcccagcaccctcctctccacaacctcctttcagggagttggagagagcaatgaggtctcccctcagcctcctcttctccaggctaaacacccccagctctctcagccgttcctcataaggcctgttctccagccccttcaccagctttgttgctcttctctggactcgctccagagcctcaacatcctccttgtggtgaggggcccagaactgaacacaggattcgaggagcggtctcaccagtgccgagtccagagggagaagaacctccctggccctgctggtcacaccgtttctgatccaagccaagatgccattggccttcttggccacctgggcccctgctggctcatgttcagtcgctgtcaaccaacacccccaggtccctctcctccaggcagtttccagccactcttctcctagtctgtagctgctcagggttgttgtgccccaagtgcaggacctggcatttggccttgttgaccctcctgctgttggtctcagcccagtggtccagcctgttcagatcccttcaATGGTAACTACTCCTTGTACGGAGCCGCTGGCTGCTGTAAGCTCATGGTGATCAGCACATCTCTTGCTAGAAACAGCTGGCGATTAGCCCGTGTGCTCTTTCCTAGGACCTGTTATCAAGGCTGAAGTGGGTGATTGCATCAAGGTGACCTTCCGAAACAACGCCAGCCGCCCGTTCAGCGTTCAGCCCCACGGCGTGAGTTACCGCAAGAGCGACGAGGGGGCAGCCTACGGCACCACCTCCAGAGGTGCGACTGCAGTCGGGGACACTGCCAGCACCGCCTGGTGTACCTGTTGATTAATTAATGGTGGCAAAATAAATCTGGTCTTTAGGCGTAATGCCTCATGTTGTCTTCTATAGCAGGTTCCGAATCTCCAGCCTCCCACGTGAGTCCCGGTGCCACGTTTACGTACGAGTGGAACGTGCCAGAAGACGTGGGCCCCACAGACCAAGATCCTGATTGTTTAACCTGGATTTATTACTCGGCGGTGGATGCGGTCAGAGACACCAGCTCTGGCCTCGTGGGTCCTCTCTTGGTGTGCAGGAAAGGAGCTCTGCTTCCTTCTGGGAAACAGGTCAGTCAAAGGAGAAAATTGGAAGCATGGTTGAGCTTGATGATCTGatcggtcttttccaacctggtgattctatgacttgcaCTGCAGTATTAAAGACCAAAACACACATTAATTTCCAGAGGTGGCTCCTGCTGGTAGGAAGAGCGTTAGCAGCAGCTACCCAGTCACCAGACAGAGAGATTAGAGGGCTCTGAGATTATCAGAATGAAGTACTGATGTATGCACCTATGCACAAAGATGAGCTCAGGGctggagcctggagaagagaaggctctgcggagaccttagagcagcttccagcactgaaaggggctctaggaaaactggggagggactttttataaggaCACAtagtgataggaccagggggaatggctttaaattagaaggaggaaggtttagattggacattaggaagaaactgttgatgctgagggtggggaggcgctggcccaggctgcccaaaccACTCAGTGATCTATCCTACTTTTTGAACTATGCTCATCGTTATTATGcacatggaattttttttttcctgatgttttctgttcactcctttctgttttcctctgtgctgtttcttctcaacagaaaaatgtgaacGTGGAGTTTTTTCTACTTGCCACAGTATTTGATGAGAATCTGAGCTGGTACTTGGATGACAATATTTTGATGTTTACGCTAAATCCTAATAAAATTGATAAAGATGATGAGGACTTCCAAGAGTCTAACAAAATGCACTGTAAGAAAATTGTGACTTAgacaaatatttgtttctaCAATAAGGATTTTACTTTTGTGATCTCATGTTGGAGCCTGGGAAACTACAGAGTTTTGATACTGAGTGTCCAGTGGTACCTGGGAGGCCCAGGTTTGGAAGGCTTTGTACAGGAGTGGGGAGAAAAGATGAGTAACTCAAACTGAAAACCACCTCAGGTTGTCTCTACCATGTGGCTGGAGGGTCTTGCAGGGTATAAAGCAGGATGGTTTGTGCATCCTGCATGCCTGATGGGTATAAAGCAATGGAACTTCTTGTTGGTCAAGTCAGCTGCCTGTGCTTTAGGCATAGAAGAACAGtcagaaattgtttttaaatagttttattcTGCTTGAATTTATCCCATCAGCGAAATTAGAGtgtgaagtattttattatcaATATTTCTGTCAGTCTAAGACACCACGTCACATCCAAAGTGTGGATTGTTTAATTGGTATTGCAGACTTAAGCTAATCAAGGTGGGTTTTGCTTCCTCAAATCTTCTACAGCCATTAACGGTTACATGTACGGAAACCAGCCTGGCCTGGAGATGTGCAAAGGAAGTGTGGTTTCCTGGCATTTGATGGGCGTGGGGTCCGAAGTTGATGTCCATGGGATATACTTCTCAGAAAACACATTCGTAACTAAAGGAACAAGAAGGGACACGGCAAACCTGTTTCCACACACCTTTCTCACAGCTATTATGAAGCCTGATTCTGAAGGTAAATGTCTGGTCTGGTCTGAAGGTAAAATTCTGTTAGTGGTTTAGTAACTACCTATGAACCTTTCATGCTTCCAGCAAGCTTTCAGTCATTGTTATTTTGATCCTTTGGGTGCTAAAACAGtgttcatggaatcatagaatagtttgggttggaagagaccttaaagaatatccagtcccacccctgccatggacagggacacctcccactggatcaggttgctcttagccccatccaacctggccttgaacccctccagggatggggcagccacccctgctctgggcaacctgagccagggcctcaccacattcatcatgaagaaattcctctttcttccttatgtccagtctaaatctgcccctctctagtttatacccattgcccctcatcctatcactccaagcctttgtaaacagtccccccccagctttcttgtagccccttcaggcactggaaggttcATAGGACATAAGTTCTTCATGctaaagctttcatttttctagCTTCTACGTATGCTAAATTTTATTCCTAGAAGTAGCCATATTACACTAAGAATTGGGATCTTACGTGAGCAATAGCCCGTGTCTCAGTCTCTAAACACTACATCAACTTGGGCAATAGGACCTCAAAATTTACTAGTAACAGATTTTGTCCTCATGTCTTTGTTTCTTATACAACCTCCAGGAGTTTTCGAAGTGTCCTGCCTGACAACAGATCATTACACAGGGGGCATGAAGCAGAACTACGAAGTGAAGCAGTGCCACTGGTGGAATGTGGATGTATCGATGTATTTGCATGAAAAGACTTACTATATTGCAGCCGTGGAAGTCGAATGGGACTATTCTCCTAACAGGACGTGGGAATTCGAGCGGCATCAGTACCATGAGGAAAGGTACTTTggaatatagaatcatggaatggtttgggttggaagggacctcaaagcccatccagtcccacccctgccatgggcagggacacctcccactggatcaggggctccaagccccatccaacctggccttgaacccctccagggatggggcagccaccccaccctcacagaaaaacatttctccctaagatttcaagggaagaaaatgcaaaaaaggaaaggagtgaCTCACTTCTCTGAATCTTACCCTCCTCCGAGCATTTCTAGGCACGATTTCTTTGCATGTGTAGTTCGAAGGCTTTCTTGAGCTTGTGGTCCTTCTCCAGTAGCGTTGCCATGTAACTGTGAGCCAGGCAGCAGGATGTTCGTGAGATGGTCCAGCCCCTTCTGTGGGGCAGCTGCAGGCTTCCAGGAGTCCTGGATAGTGCATGTGCATTTATTATTTACTGATAGCGGTGCCGTCTTTGATGCAGACTGCTCAAAATGTTAGGTTGTAGACACAACAACTTCTTTGTCCTGATATTTGATGACTTACAATATGTAAcaggtctctctctctctcccatttATCTGAGTAAGGTTTGTTTTCACACCTCAGTTTCATTAGTTTATACAAGATAAGCCCGTGATCAAAGCCATTTGCCACAAAGCTTGTTGCCTTGGTGTTTTACTCCCAGCCTTTGAATCTCAATGAGAGGGAAAAGATTGGATCAATTAATCCATGCCAATTAGTAAAAGAGGCTAAACAATGATCTGATGAACTTCTATGTGCTGCACCTGTACAACTTCATTTGAAGTTAAAGCAGGAGACTCTATTGACTtaattgtattttcttgttttctctcagTGGACTATCTCAGAGTTCTAAGCACAAGGAATATGGGCTGTGCTGTTATCAGACTTCTTCCCCCCCCATACTGTCTCCATCCCCTATGATCCCTCACATTTCATTTCTGCAAGGCGCTTAAGCTTTTCAAGTTTTAGGCTTCATTTCAGATCTACAGAAGTCACCGAGGGCTCTGGGTTTTGGGATGCAAGTTGCTGGATGACCTCTTGCAACTTGAAATACCTGCCAGGTGAAGCACTCAGTGGTCTCCCAAATAATCTATAGACTTGGTCTATTTATTGTGGGTTTCTTTAACCTACCAGGTTAAGAGAAACCTCCCAGCTCAACACAACTATTTTCATGTTGAACATACTATAAAATTACTGTTTCCCTGAGCTGGATTTTTGTTTGATAGTTAATTGATAAACTTGCAAAAGATGATGGAAAATACTTGAAGAAACACGTGATATATtcttgtctctctcttttttttttttttttttttcccagccctggcaatccatttttaaataaaggagaCAAATTCATTGGCTCAAAATACAGAAAGGTGGTATATCGTGAGTACACCGATCAGACATTCAGTACCCCCAAaaccagagcagaggagcagcagcatctggAAATTCAAGGTAAAGTCATCATGAACTTCAGTTTTGAAACTAGGAAAAATGCAGTGgaacaaaccaagaaaatactgtttgaaTAATGCTGAgtatgagggggaatggctctaaattggaagggggaagattgagactagacatcaggaagaaattcttcacaatgagggtgggtaGACCaggtgaggttggatggggcttggagcccctgatccagtgggaggtgtccctgcccatggcaggggtgggactggatgggctttgaggtcccttccaacccaaaccattccatgattctacggcCACAAAGTGCTTAAACCTATATGGAGTTGTTACTTTTACCACAGtgctttcctttcaaaattgCATTGCTTGCTTTACAAGGGAGAAAAACCTTTTGGGGTTGGTGCCCGAACACAAGTCGGTGTTTTCAAAGTCAACATAAAACTGGGCAGCAACATCCAAACTGACTTCAAACACACATTAGGCACTCAGAGCTTTTGAAACTTAGATCTACATCAGCTACTCCTTCCAGCAAATCATAGTGTGTGATATTATCCATGTAGTTTTTAGTTGAATTATAAGCCAATGTTGTTGTGCATTTGAACCCAACAAACTGTCTCACTCTCTGCTTCAATCTTTCGTAAAACCAAGTTAATCTTTCTTTCTGATCCAACAGGGCCACTGCTTATGTCAAATATTGGAGATAAAATTAGAATTGTTTTCAAGAACTTGGCATCCAGACCTTATTCCATACACGCCCACGGAGTGAAAACAGACAGTTCTGTTGTACCTGCAACGAATCCAGGTATGGAAGCGTCTTTCTTCATCTCTAGCTGGTAACATCAAGCCTTCTAGCAAGATTCAGCGAGCTTTTACTTTAGGACAGCGGGAAAgactttgtgtgtgtttgttttcaccTCATGTCCTCGAATTTTTGATGCTTTGACAAATATTTCTACAACCCTGATGGCCGTGGTGACCACTGCTCTGTATCCCGGCCCTTGGAGACCAGTCGTTCTTTGATGAAAGCAAACAGATTTGGCTGTGAGGGAGAGCACAGCTGATGCCAGCTGTTATTTCAGAAGTTCCTGTGTGATCTTCACCAAAGATCCGGTTGGTTTTAATCGGTATGATAAACTGGACGGTGCAGCCACACAAAAACATACATTGGCAAGGAGAGTCAGAAGGGAAATAACACAAAGCCAGCCAGTGCAGGAACTGGGGAGAGGAAGCTCAAGACAAATACAAGCTGGAAATGGAGATAATGGCTGTTGCAGGATGACCTCTTATAGGTCAGCACGCAGAAAATGTCCATAATTCATCAAGATTTATTTAATTCAGGTGAAACAAAAACGTACATCTGGAAAATCCCAGCGAGATCCAGTCCTGAGGCAGGAGATTCTCACTGCATCGCATGGGCGTACCACTCCACGGTGGACATCGTTAAGGTCTGTTATTGCTATCGCTCTAAAGGTTCTGTCACGGCTGTGGATGCTTTGGGCGTGATCTAAGTCATTCCCCCTACTGCCTCCCTTTGAATTTCAATGTTTCTTGAATAACACCAAAAAGTCAGGGCAGAAGTTGAAAGCCACAGCCACGTTCTTGCTCTCTGGCTCGTCTGCTCTTGGTATCGAtcatggctgagagagctgggggtgtttagcctggagaagaggagcctgaggggagacctcattgctctctacaactccctgaaaggaggttgtggagacaaggtgctgagggacatgggttagtgattgatgggaatggttggacttgatgatccggtgggtctcttccagcctggtgattctatgctcACCTTGCTTGGGTTTCACTCCTAAAGCTTTGTAGCTTGCTCGGTATCTGATCAGCCGTGTGTGGAAAAACAAACATGCAACCGTGGGACCTAAATCTGCTGGTTTTGTATGAGCACTAATTAACTTGATGtgattaataattttaatagaaattaatgtatttttcccttcatatatcaacaaacacaaaaaagtgTCAAGAAGTGTATTTTTTATGGACACCAAGCTCAAAATACCAAAATCAAAAAATAATTGGGAGGTGGGAGGGAGATgagtaagaaattaaaatggcataaatgtttatttctaGCAAGACATGAAAAAAGAGGCAGTTACTCTTCATAGTTAATTGAACTTTATCCATATATCCATCTATCCATCTATCCATAACCTTGTTTGTCAGACAGTGGCTACCTTGATCCTCAGATACAGAGAGTTGTAAAAACAGCAAGAGAGGGTTCATGTCCAGCAATAAAAGTGCTTCTGCTTAGTCACATCTTGTAATTCTCTGacttttcatttgtaatttcaGGACACTTACAGTGGATTGATAGGCACGCTTGTTGTGTGCAATAAGCATTATTTGCCATCGTTTCATACTAAAAAGAAAGTCCAgtttgctctgctttttatGGTTTTTGACGAAAACGAGTCGTGGTACTTggatgaaaacattaaaacctATTCTAAAAACCCACAACTTGTTGACAAAGAGGATGAGGAATTCCttgaaagtaataaaatgcatGGTACGTTTCCCATTTTAGTTACTGCAACTCTAGAAACTCTATAAAATTAAGTTTC
Encoded here:
- the CP gene encoding ceruloplasmin isoform X2; translated protein: MQLFFLSCLLASRWCQAGAVNREYFIGITETEWNYAPGSTNVISGQPFADEEKAGVFLERGPHRIGSTYKKAVYTQYTNHLYDEIVDKPSWLGVLGPIVKGEVGDSIIIHLKNFASRSYSLHPHGVRYTKENEGAFYPDNTKDLQKKDDAVEPGGQYTYIWDVTEDQGPAKGDADCITRVYHSHIDAPRDVASGLVGPLIICRKDTINNSSDDKHFDAEFILMFSVMDENLSWYLEDNIRTYCSDPSNVDKDDEDFQESNKMHSINGYMYGYLPNLTMCVEDKVKWYLFGMGNEADIHSAYFHGQTLIERHHRVDTINLFPATFIDAVMIPRSPGEWMLSCQVNDHIEGGMQALFKVEDCRKSTTDHSGCTKTRQFFIAAEEIIWNYGPSATNRFTGEELIADSESQVFFEQSETRIGGSYKKAIYKEYTDGSFTQHKERLPEEEHLGLLGPVIKAEVGDCIKVTFRNNASRPFSVQPHGVSYRKSDEGAAYGTTSRGSESPASHVSPGATFTYEWNVPEDVGPTDQDPDCLTWIYYSAVDAVRDTSSGLVGPLLVCRKGALLPSGKQKNVNVEFFLLATVFDENLSWYLDDNILMFTLNPNKIDKDDEDFQESNKMHSINGYMYGNQPGLEMCKGSVVSWHLMGVGSEVDVHGIYFSENTFVTKGTRRDTANLFPHTFLTAIMKPDSEGVFEVSCLTTDHYTGGMKQNYEVKQCHWWNVDVSMYLHEKTYYIAAVEVEWDYSPNRTWEFERHQYHEESPGNPFLNKGDKFIGSKYRKVVYREYTDQTFSTPKTRAEEQQHLEIQGPLLMSNIGDKIRIVFKNLASRPYSIHAHGVKTDSSVVPATNPGETKTYIWKIPARSSPEAGDSHCIAWAYHSTVDIVKDTYSGLIGTLVVCNKHYLPSFHTKKKVQFALLFMVFDENESWYLDENIKTYSKNPQLVDKEDEEFLESNKMHAINGKVFGNLHGLTMHVGDKVSWYLMGMGNEIDIHTAHFHGHSFDYKQTGVYRADVFDLFPGTFQTVEMTPLNPGTWLLHCHVTDHIHSGMEATYTVLPRESRSFSTSAQQFFFSISSRAKLQQERLE
- the CP gene encoding ceruloplasmin isoform X1 produces the protein MQLFFLSCLLASRWCQAGAVNREYFIGITETEWNYAPGSTNVISGQPFADEEKAGVFLERGPHRIGSTYKKAVYTQYTNHLYDEIVDKPSWLGVLGPIVKGEVGDSIIIHLKNFASRSYSLHPHGVRYTKENEGAFYPDNTKDLQKKDDAVEPGGQYTYIWDVTEDQGPAKGDADCITRVYHSHIDAPRDVASGLVGPLIICRKDTINNSSDDKHFDAEFILMFSVMDENLSWYLEDNIRTYCSDPSNVDKDDEDFQESNKMHSINGYMYGYLPNLTMCVEDKVKWYLFGMGNEADIHSAYFHGQTLIERHHRVDTINLFPATFIDAVMIPRSPGEWMLSCQVNDHIEGGMQALFKVEDCRKSTTDHSGCTKTRQFFIAAEEIIWNYGPSATNRFTGEELIADSESQVFFEQSETRIGGSYKKAIYKEYTDGSFTQHKERLPEEEHLGLLGPVIKAEVGDCIKVTFRNNASRPFSVQPHGVSYRKSDEGAAYGTTSRAGSESPASHVSPGATFTYEWNVPEDVGPTDQDPDCLTWIYYSAVDAVRDTSSGLVGPLLVCRKGALLPSGKQKNVNVEFFLLATVFDENLSWYLDDNILMFTLNPNKIDKDDEDFQESNKMHSINGYMYGNQPGLEMCKGSVVSWHLMGVGSEVDVHGIYFSENTFVTKGTRRDTANLFPHTFLTAIMKPDSEGVFEVSCLTTDHYTGGMKQNYEVKQCHWWNVDVSMYLHEKTYYIAAVEVEWDYSPNRTWEFERHQYHEESPGNPFLNKGDKFIGSKYRKVVYREYTDQTFSTPKTRAEEQQHLEIQGPLLMSNIGDKIRIVFKNLASRPYSIHAHGVKTDSSVVPATNPGETKTYIWKIPARSSPEAGDSHCIAWAYHSTVDIVKDTYSGLIGTLVVCNKHYLPSFHTKKKVQFALLFMVFDENESWYLDENIKTYSKNPQLVDKEDEEFLESNKMHAINGKVFGNLHGLTMHVGDKVSWYLMGMGNEIDIHTAHFHGHSFDYKQTGVYRADVFDLFPGTFQTVEMTPLNPGTWLLHCHVTDHIHSGMEATYTVLPRESRSFSTSAQQFFFSISSRAKLQQERLE